The Deinococcus detaillensis genomic sequence GGCGGTAAGTTCGTCATATGGATAGTAGCGGTCGTGTGCGATATCTACCTTGATGTGCATCTCCCCTCCCCTATTGACACCTGAACGGCATAGATAACATGGCATCTGATCTGGTCAGTCATTCTGGGAAAAACGCGATCACCTCCACTTCGACGCGCACTTCGGGAGCACCCAACCCCGCCACGATCAGTCCGGTGTGTGGCGGGCGGTGGTCACCCAGAGCGCGGATTCGCCGCTCAGCCACCACCGAGGCGTCGGCGGGGTGGGTCAGGTAGGTGGTAATTTTGACAATATGCTCAAAGCTGAGACCAGCGGCTTGAAGGACCATTTCCAGATTCCTGAAGACCTGCTCGGCCTGGCCCTGGACGTCATTCGGGGCTACTAGTTGTCCGGCCTCGTCGCGGCCCACTTGGCCCGCGACGTAGAGGGTGCGCCCAGCCCGCATGGCGTGGGCGTAGCTGGCCGGGCGGTACATGCCCTGCGGCTCCAGCGGCTGAAGATCATTCAGCGC encodes the following:
- a CDS encoding RidA family protein — translated: MALNDLQPLEPQGMYRPASYAHAMRAGRTLYVAGQVGRDEAGQLVAPNDVQGQAEQVFRNLEMVLQAAGLSFEHIVKITTYLTHPADASVVAERRIRALGDHRPPHTGLIVAGLGAPEVRVEVEVIAFFPE